A portion of the Ricinus communis isolate WT05 ecotype wild-type chromosome 10, ASM1957865v1, whole genome shotgun sequence genome contains these proteins:
- the LOC8269818 gene encoding lon protease homolog 1, mitochondrial translates to MLKLLSSSASRHFHNHLTTSPHLRLTTTATTESSPLLKALNSITSLTRRKNPSSYQQAFFCSNSGDGPGELVEIELKSADSVNDAADASNAIVPTSPRPEDYLTVLALPLPHRPLFPGFYMPIYIKDPKLLAALQESRKRQAPYAGAFLVKDEPGTDPSVVTGSESEKNIYELKGKDLLNRLHEVGTLAQISSIQGDQVILIGHRRLRITEMVSEEPLTVKVDHLKEKPFNKDDDVIKATSFEVISTLREVLKTSSLWRDHVQTYTQHIGEFNFPRLADFGAAISGANKLQCQEVIEELDVYKRLKLTLELVKKEVEISKIQESIAKAIEEKISGEQRRYLLNEQLKAIKKELGLETDDKTALSAKFRERLEPNKEKIPAHVLQVIEEELTKLQLLEASSSEFNVTRNYLDWLTALPWGNYSDENFDVLRAQKILDEDHYGLTDVKERILEFIAVGKLRGTSQGKIICLSGPPGVGKTSIGRSIARALNRKFFRFSVGGLSDVAEIKGHRRTYIGAMPGKMVQCLKNVGTANPLVLIDEIDKLGRGHAGDPASALLELLDPEQNANFLDHYLDVPIDLSKVLFVCTANVVDMIPGPLLDRMEVIAIAGYITDEKMHIARDYLEKSTREACGIKPEEVEVTDTALLALIENYCREAGVRNLQKQIEKIYRKIALKLVRQVETSESAVSGGEPKEIKVECNESSSESVEGSSNEQNNKTSEESEVLVAEQPSDQIQSPVEQAADSKEATESDKIKESEVTKAVEKVLVDSSNLADFVGKPVFHAERIYEQTPVGVVMGLAWTAMGGSTLYIETTQVEQGEGKGALHLTGQLGEVMKESAQIAHTVSRAILTEKEPDNPFFANSKLHLHVPAGATPKDGPSAGCTMITSLLSLAMKKPVRKDLAMTGEVTLTGKILPIGGVKEKTIAARRSEVKTIIFPSANRRDYDELAPNVKEGLDVHFVDHYSQILDLAFGYDQNGEK, encoded by the exons ATGTTAAagctcctttcttcttctgcttctCGCCATTTTCACAACCACCTAACAACCTCTCCTCATCTCCGACTCACCACCACCGCCACCACCGAGTCTTCTCCTTTACTCAAAGCACTGAATTCAATCACCAGTTTAACTCGGAGAAAAAACCCTAGTTCTTATCAACAGGCTTTCTTTTGCTCCAATTCTGGAGATGGGCCTGGTGAATTGGTCGAGATTGAATTGAAGAGCGCAGATTCCGTCAATGATGCTGCTGATGCTAGCAATGCTATTGTGCCTACTAGTCCTCGTCCTGAGGATTATCTCACG GTATTGGCGTTACCCTTGCCGCATAGACCTTTGTTCCCTGGTTTCTACATGCCTATTTACATCAAG gATCCTAAATTATTGGCAGCTTTACAAGAAAGTCGGAAAAGGCAAGCCCCATATGCTGGTGCCTTTCTTGTTAAAGATGAGCCTGGGACTGATCCCAGCGTAGTAACTGGTTCTGAGTCAGAGAAAAACATATATGAACTTAAGGGAAAAGATTTGCTTAATCGGCTTCATGAAGTTGGCACACTTGCTCAG ATCTCGAGCATCCAAGGAGACCAGGTCATCCTTATTGGTCATAGGCGACTTCGAATAACAGAGATG GTTAGCGAGGAACCCCTTACCGTTAAAGTTGATCATCTTAAA GAAAAACCATTTAATAAGGATGACGATGTCATAAAGGCGACATCCTTCGAGGTTATTTCAACTCTAAGGGAGGTTCTTAAAACAAGTTCCCTTTGGAGAGATCACGTTCAAACATATACTCAG CATATAGGTGAATTCAATTTTCCAAGGTTGGCTGATTTTGGTGCTGCAATATCTGGTGCGAACAAATTGCAATGCCAGGAAGTAATTGAAGAGTTGGAT GTATATAAACGTTTGAAGCTTACACTAGAGCTGGTGAAGAAAGAAGTGGAAATCAGTAAGATTCAG GAATCAATTGCAAAAGCAATTGAAGAAAAGATAAGTGGTGAGCAGCGCCGTTATTTGTTGAATGAACAGCTTAAGGCCATAAAGAAG GAACTGGGATTAGAAACAGATGATAAAACTGCTCTCTCTG CAAAGTTTAGGGAAAGGCTTGAACCAAACAAGGAGAAAATTCCGGCACATGTTTTGCAAGTAATAGAAGAAGAGCTTACAAAACTGCAGCTTTTAGAGGCCAGTTCAAGTGAATTTAATGTTACTCGTAATTATCTGGATTGGCTGACTGCATTACCTTGGGGTAATTATAG CGATGAGAATTTTGATGTTCTTCGGGCACAAAAGATTCTCGATGAGGACCATTATGGATTAACTGATGTTAAGGAAAGGATATTGGAGTTTATAGCTGTTGGAAAACTAAGAGGAACTTCACAAG GAAAAATCATTTGTCTCTCTGGTCCGCCTGGAGTGGGCAAAACTAGCATCGGCCGTTCAATAGCACGTGCTTTGAATCGAAAGTTCTTCCGGTTCTCAGTAGGAGGGTTATCTGATGTTGCTGAAATTAAG GGGCATCGTCGAACCTATATTGGTGCAATGCCAGGAAAGATGGTGCAGTGTCTGAAAAATGTGGGAACTGCTAACCCTCTTGTTTTGATTGATGAGATTGACAAG TTGGGAAGAGGACATGCTGGTGATCCAGCTAGTGCTTTGTTGGAGCTTCTTGATCCAGAGCAAAATGCTAATTTTCTGGACCACTATCTTGATGTTCCAATTGACTTATCAAAG GTTCTGTTTGTATGCACAGCAAATGTCGTGGACATGATACCTGGGCCTCTCTTGGACAGAATGGAGGTGATTGCTATTGCTGGGTATATTactgatgagaaaatgcacaTTGCTAGAGATTATTTGGAGAAGTCTACACGTGAAGCATGTGGCATCAAGCCTGAAGAG gTTGAAGTGACTGATACTGCTCTTCTTGCCCTCATAGAGAATTACTGCCGAGAAGCAGGGGTACGGAATCTTCAAAAGCAAATAGAGAAGATATATCGGAAG ATTGCACTGAAACTTGTACGTCAAGTGGAGACAAGTGAATCTGCAGTTTCTGGAGGAGaaccaaaagaaataaaggtAGAGTGTAATGAATCTTCTTCAGAATCAGTAGAGGGGAGCAGTAATGAACAGAATAATAAGACCTCTGAAGAATCTGAGGTTCTGGTGGCAGAGCAGCCATCTGACCAGATTCAAAGTCCTGTAGAGCAAGCTGCTGATTCAAAG GAAGCAACTGAATCTGACAAAATCAAGGAAAGTGAAGTAACTAAGGCGGTTGAGAAGGTTTTGGTTGATTCATCCAATCTAGCTGATTTTGTTGGCAAGCCTGTTTTCCATGCTGAGCGCATCTATGAACAGACTCCAGTTGGTGTTGTAATGGGTCTTGCATGGACAGCAATGGGGGGTTCCACCTTGTATATAGAGACCACTCAGGTAGAACAAGGAGAGGGGAAGGGGGCTCTTCATCTTACCGGTCAACTTGGAGAAGTTATGAAAGAAAGTGCCCAAATAGCTCACACTGTTTCAAGAGCAATATTGACAGAGAAGGAGccagataaccccttctttgcCAATTCGAAGCTTCATCTCCATGTTCCTGCAGGAGCGACCCCTAAGGATGGGCCAAGTGCTGGTTGCACCATGATCACATCCTTGCTTTCCCTTGCCATGAAGAAACCTGTGAGGAAAGATCTGGCGATGACTGGGGAAGTGACACTGACTGGGAAAATACTTCCCATTGGCGGG GTCAAGGAGAAAACAATAGCAGCGAGGAGGAGTGAGGTGAAGACCATTATTTTCCCATCAGCAAACAGAAGGGATTATGATGAGCTTGCACCTAATGTGAAAGAAGGCCTAGATGTCCACTTTGTAGATCACTATAGTCAGATATTAGATTTGGCCTTTGGATATGACCAGAATGGGGAAAAATAG
- the LOC8269820 gene encoding uncharacterized protein LOC8269820, producing MDFDFQKKRVQLLIFMIGIVALSITADKCRQLVGEDSSSQSGKFTIFNCFDMSTGTLACTVKEGVKLYFYNIRSAHVESARNLAIERALLDALGQGMAAKDAAKQAQKEGAKAAKLATRQAKRIIGPIISSGWDFFEALYYGGTITEGFLRGTGTLGGAYAGGFLGEARLGRFGYLVGSHLGSWVGGRIGLMVYDVVNGVHYLLQVFQAGDSEVHENYEKVVVSEDSPVYESSEYTNSEASEDSNVYEAPPYESSESYDNSEFR from the exons ATGGATTTCGATTTCCAAAAGAAGCGGGTTCAACTTCTAATCTTCATGATTGGAATCGTCGCTCTTAGTATCACTG CTGATAAATGTAGGCAACTAGTTGGGGAAGATTCTTCATCCCAGAGTGGGAAGTTTACcatctttaattgctttgacaTGAGCACCGGAACCCTGGCATGCACAGTGAAGGAGGGTGTGAAACTTTATTTCTACAACATCCGGTCTGCTCATGTTGAGAGTGCGAGGAATCTTGCAATTGAGCGTGCATTGCTTGATGCGTTGGGACAGGGAATGGCTGCTAAAGATGCAGCAAAACAAGCACAGAAAGAAGGGGCAAAAGCTGCAAAGTTGGCAACCCGACAAGCAAAACGTATTATAGGTCCTATTATATCATCCGGCTGGGACTTCTTTGAAGCTCTTTATTATGGGGGTACCATAACAGAAGGATTTTTAAGGGGCACTGGAACTTTGGGTGGTGCCTATGCTGGAGGGTTTCTTGGTGAGGCAAGGCTTGGACGCTTTGGCTATCTTGTTGGAAGTCATTTGGGCAGTTGGGTAGGAGGCAGGATAGGGCTGATGGTATATGATGTGGTTAATGGAGTACATTACTTGCTTCAAGTTTTCCAAGCAGGAGATAGCGAAGTTCatgaaaattatgaaaaagtCGTAGTTTCTGAGGATTCCCCTGTATACGAATCTTCTGAATATACGAACTCTGAGGCTTCTGAAGACTCCAATGTCTATGAAGCTCCACCTTATGAAAGCTCTGAATCGTATGACAATTCTGAATTTCGGTAA
- the LOC8269821 gene encoding nicotianamine synthase, with translation MGCQEELLIQKVCDLYHQISSLESLKPSKDVDMLFTNLVLTCMPPNPIDVNKLCKKIQEMRSKLIRLCGEAEGHLETHFSTILGSFDNPLDHLNIFPYYSNYLKLSHLEFTILRQHYPHAPSQIAFVGSGPLPLTSIVLASNHLTTTSFHNFDIDPSANLNALRLVSSHPDLSKRMFFHTTDIMNVENGLQEFDVVFLAALVGMDKEEKIRVIDHLAKYMAPGAILMLRSAHGARAFLYPVVDPCDLRGFEVLSVFHPTDEVINSVVIAQKHQLPIQSIDQQVFVPNNIILPSKCSEIQAFNPLNHGNMIEELAIEDQLS, from the coding sequence ATGGGCTGCCAAGAAGAACTCTTGATACAGAAAGTCTGCGACTTGTATCATCAAATCTCAAGCCTTGAGAGTCTCAAACCTTCCAAAGATGTCGACATGCTTTTCACAAACCTTGTTCTCACGTGCATGCCACCGAACCCTATTGATGTTAACAAGCTTTGCAAGAAAATCCAAGAAATGAGGTCCAAGCTCATTAGATTATGTGGAGAAGCTGAAGGTCATTTAGAGACTCATTTTTCCACAATCTTAGGTTCCTTTGATAACCCTCTTGACCATCTGAATATAtttccttactattcaaactACCTCAAGCTTAGCCACCTCGAGTTCACTATCCTCAGGCAGCATTACCCTCATGCTCCTAGCCAAATTGCCTTTGTGGGTTCTGGCCCTCTGCCCCTCACTTCGATTGTGCTAGCCTCCAACCACCTTACCACAACCTCTTTCcataactttgatattgaccCATCAGCCAATCTTAATGCGCTTCGCTTGGTCTCCTCCCATCCTGACCTGTCCAAGCGAATGTTCTTTCACACAACTGATATAATGAATGTCGAAAATGGATTGCAAGAGTTTGATGTGGTTTTCTTGGCAGCTCTAGTTGGAATGGACAAGGAGGAGAAGATTAGGGTCATTGATCATTTGGCCAAGTACATGGCTCCTGGAGCTATTTTAATGCTAAGGAGTGCTCATGGTGCTAGGGCTTTTCTCTACCCAGTGGTCGATCCTTGTGATCTCCGAGGGTTCGAGGTTCTTTCTGTGTTTCATCCTACTGATGAGGTGATCAACTCAGTTGTCATCGCACAGAAACATCAGCTTCCTATACAGTCAATTGATCAGCAAGTTTTTGTCCCCAATAACATAATACTGCCAAGCAAGTGCTCTGAGATCCAAGCCTTCAATCCCCTCAACCATGGAAACATGATTGAGGAATTGGCCATTGAGGACCAACTCTCATAA
- the LOC8269822 gene encoding homeobox protein knotted-1-like 1 → MEDLYRLDPRISCSENIVTVDHNFQPANFTASTSTTHEFRSSVVNLLQFQAGNHHHAQVSDSDMLGLIKTQIAHHPRYPDLVSAYIECQKVGAPPEMTSLLEEIGRENYSIKGCSGEMGADPELDEFMESYCEVLHRYKEELSKPFDEATTFFSDIESQLSNLCKGTLTKTFHYGSDEAVGTSEEEISCGEIEASESRESCGSRPVDPDLKGMLLRKYSGYLSNLRKEFLKKRKKGKLPKDARMILLDWWNNHYRWPYPTEDEKVKLSEITGLDQKQINNWFINQRKRHWKPSEDVRYALMEGVTVGGSIGGAPSYFDSRGGGDGGM, encoded by the exons ATGGAGGATTTGTACAGACTTGATCCTAGGATTTCTTGTTCAGAAAATATTGTTACTGTTGATCATAACTTCCAGCCGGCAAACTTCACTGCTTCTACTAGCACGACTCATGAATTTCGTAGTTCGGTTGTTAATTTACTTCAATTTCAAGCGGGTAATCATCATCATGCACAAGTGTCTGATTCAGATATGCTTGGTTTAATCAAGACCCAGATCGCCCATCACCCTCGTTATCCTGACCTAGTGTCTGCCTACATAGAATGCCAGAAG GTTGGTGCACCTCCAGAAATGACATCTCTTCTGGAAGAAATAGGGAGAGAGAACTACTCAATCAAAGGTTGTAGCGGTGAGATGGGGGCTGATCCAGAACTTGATGAATTCATG GAATCGTACTGTGAGGTACTCCATAGATACAAGGAGGAGCTATCCAAGCCGTTTGATGAGGCGACTACATTCTTCAGCGACATAGAATCACAACTAAGTAATCTTTGTAAAGGAACGCTGACAAAAACCTTTCATTATGGCTCTG ATGAAGCAGTTGGAACTTCAGAGGAGGAGATAAGCTGTGGTGAGATTGAAGCATCAGAAAGCCGAGAATCTTGTGGCAGCCGGCCTGTTGACCCGGATCTTAAAGGAATGCTATTACGGAAGTACAGTGGTTATCTTAGCAATCTGAGAAAGGAGttcttaaagaaaagaaagaaaggcaAACTACCAAAGGATGCAAGGATGATTCTTTTGGATTGGTGGAATAATCATTACAGATGGCCATATCCTACG GAAGACGAGAAAGTGAAGTTATCAGAGATCACTGGATTAGATCAAAAGCAAATAAACAACTGGTTTATCAACCAGCGGAAGCGGCATTGGAAGCCATCTGAAGATGTGAGATATGCTCTTATGGAAGGTGTCACTGTCGGTGGCAGCATAGGAGGAGCGCCTTCCTACTTCGATAGTAGAGGTGGAGGTGACGGTGGTATGTGA